Proteins from a genomic interval of Antedon mediterranea chromosome 5, ecAntMedi1.1, whole genome shotgun sequence:
- the LOC140049148 gene encoding uncharacterized protein: MHSVDEFQGEVVLIEDTVTPTAATPKKPKYNVDQRSNIKKERKPWAKKRTLLKNETGNLTEYEQAVIDFVKQPEPEPDRISNFCKWLEAEIRNRDEASQRTVMKHITSLIFEN; this comes from the exons ATGCACAGTGTTGATGAATTTCAAG GTGAAGTTGTGCTAATTGAAGATACCGTTACTCCCACTGCAGCCACTCCTAAAAAACCTAAGTACAATGTGGACCAAAGAAGTAATATTAAGAAAG AGAGAAAACCTTGGGCCAAGAAGAGAACACTTCTAAAG AATGAAACTGGAAATCTGACAGAATATGAACAGGCTGTCATTGATTTCGTGAAACAACCAGAACCAGAACCGGACCGTATTAGTAATTTTTGTAAGTGGTTGGAAGCCGAAATAAGAAACAGAGATGAAGCGAGTCAGAGAACAGTGATGAAACATATCACTTCcttaatttttgaaaattaa